One segment of Brassica napus cultivar Da-Ae chromosome C3, Da-Ae, whole genome shotgun sequence DNA contains the following:
- the LOC106387976 gene encoding putative leucine-rich repeat-containing protein DDB_G0290503, protein MEEATQVASSEVPVVKGDADDLKTVDVSVKPVTKEEDDGEFIKVEKEAVDKADHVPVQEEKQVSIERSSSGSQRELQESQEKAKELELELERVADELKRYESENTHLKDELLSAKEKLEETEKKHGELEAVHKKQQERVLEGEERHSSQLKSLEDALQSHDAKDKELTEVKEAFAALGIELESSQKKLIELEEGLKRSAEEAKGFEEKVSELKTALEAAEEEKKQATTQLLELESSLNQSSARNAELEEDLRVAFQKGVEHEDRANTTHQRSIELEGLCQTSQSKHEEAEGRLRDLELLLQTEKYRIQELEEQVSALEAFQVKSSSLEAALNIATEKEKELTDTVSEYGLKISESESLLESLRNELSVTQGKLESVENDLKAGGLREGEVMEKLRSAEESLEKKGREIDEAMTKTKELEALHESLSKDSEDRIQKVMEEFTSRDSEATEKLKGLEEIVKSYEEKLAEASSKSSSLKEELDQLKAKCDVLDKENGDLAEVNLKLNQELANHGSEANELQTKLSALEAEREQATKDLKDELQSVIAKLEEQVTVERSKADTLVSEIEKLRAVAAEKNVLESHVEELEKTLKKFETQLKEEVENATAASVKVAELTSKLQENERINSDRDALNEQVVQLQKELQAAQNSIDEQKQTYSQKHSELESALKQSQEETEAKKKTITEYESKVKDLEQKVKLADAKTKETEAMDVGIKSRDIDLSFSSPTKRKSKKKSEASTSFSGNVTATTQTASTSHLMTVKIMSGVAFVSVIIGIILGKKY, encoded by the exons ATGGAGGAAGCAACTCAAGTAGCGAGTTCTGAGGTCCCTGTAGTGAAAGGAGATGCTGATGACCTTAAGACAGTTGATGTTTCCGTCAAG CCTGTGACAAAAGAAGAGGATGATGGGGAGTTCATAAAAGTCGAGAAGGAAGCTGTTGACAAAGCAGACCATGTTCCTGTCCAAGAGGAAAAGCAAGTTTCGATTGAAAGAAGCTCGAGCGGTTCACAAAGAGAACTACAAGAATCACAAGAAAAGGCCAAGGAGCTAGAGCTGGAACTGGAAAGAGTAGCGGATGAACTGAAACGGTACGAATCTGAGAACACCCACTTGAAGGATGAGCTTTTGTCTGCGAAAGAGAAGTTAGAAGAAACGGAGAAGAAGCACGGAGAGCTCGAAGCTGTCCACAAGAAGCAGCAAGAGAGAGTTCTTGAAGGGGAAGAGAGACACAGCTCTCAGTTGAAGTCCTTGGAAGATGCTTTGCAGTCACATGATGCTAAAGATAAGGAACTAACTGAAGTTAAGGAAGCTTTCGCTGCATTGGGGATAGAACTCGAGAGCTCGCAAAAGAAGTTGATAGAGTTGGAGGAAGGGCTAAAGCGTTCAGCCGAAGAGGCGAAGGGATTTGAAGAGAAAGTGTCTGAACTAAAAACAGCTCTTGAAGCTGCCgaggaagagaagaaacagGCGACCACTCAGCTACTGGAATTAGAATCTTCTCTAAACCAATCATCAGCCAGAAATGCAGAGCTTGAGGAAGATTTGAGAGTAGCTTTCCAGAAGGGCGTAGAGCACGAAGATCGTGCTAACACGACTCACCAGCGCAGCATTGAGCTAGAAGGTCTATGTCAGACATCACAGTCCAAACATGAAGAGGCAGAAGGAAGATTGAGAGACTTGGAGCTTCTACTCCAGACTGAAAAATACAGAATTCaagaacttgaggagcaagttagCGCACTAGAGGCATTCCAAGTGAAGAGTTCGAGCCTCGAAGCTGCTTTAAACATTGCAactgagaaagagaaagaactgACAGATACAGTGAGTGAGTACGGTTTGAAGATCAGTGAGTCTGAGAGTCTGTTAGAAAGTCTCAGGAATGAATTGAGTGTGACACAAGGAAAGTTAGAGAGCGTTGAAAACGACCTAAAAGCTGGTGGCTTACGTGAAGGCGAAGTAATGGAGAAGCTGAGGTCTGCTGAAGAGAGTCTTGAGAAGAAAGGAAGAGAAATAGAtgaagctatgactaaaaccaAGGAGCTTGAAGCTTTGCATGAGTCTTTAAGTAAAGACTCTGAGGATAGAATCCAAAAGGTGATGGAGGAGTTCACTAGCAGAGACTCAGAGGCAACTGAGAAACTGAAAGGCCTTGAGGAGATAGTAAAATCATATGAAGAGAAGTTGGCTGAAGCGTCTAGCAAATCTTCTTCTCTAAAAGAAGAGCTTGATCAGCTTAAGGCCAAGTGTGATGTTCTTGATAAAGAAAATGGGGATCTGGCTGAAGTAAATCTAAAGCTGAACCAGGAGCTAGCTAATCATGGATCAGAGGCTAACGAGTTGCAGACAAAGCTCTCTGCTCTGGAGGCTGAGAGGGAGCAGGCAACAAAAGATCTAAAGGATGAGCTGCAGTCAGTTATTGCAAAGCTTGAGGAGCAAGTAACAGTAGAGAGGTCTAAAGCTGATACTTTGGTGTCTGAGATTGAGAAGCTTAGGGCAGTGGCTGCTGAAAAGAATGTTTTAGAATCACATGTTGAAGAACTTGAAAAGACTTTGAAAAAATTCGAAACTCAGTTGAAAGAAGAG GTTGAAAATGCAACCGCTGCGTCTGTAAAAGTGGCAGAACTGACCTCAAAACTGCAGGAAAACGAACGTATCAATAGTGACCGAGATGCGCTGAATGAGCAAGTGGTTCAGCTTCAGAAAGAGCTTCAAGCGGCTCAGAATTCTATTGATGAACAG AAACAAACATATTCGCAGAAGCATTCAGAGCTGGAGTCTGCACTAAAGCAATCACAAGAAGAGACTGAAGCTAAGAAAAAGACAATCACTGAATATGAGTCAAAGGTCAAAGATCTTGAACAGAAAGTGAAGCTCGCGGATGCTAAGACTAAG GAGACTGAGGCAATGGATGTAGGCATTAAGTCTCGAGACATTGACTTGTCATTTTCTTCTCCAACGAAACGTAAGAGCAAGAAGAAGTCAGAGGCATCAACTTCTTTTTCGGGCAACGTTACTGCTACTACTCAGACGGCTTCAACTTCACATCTCATGACAGTGAAGATCATGTCTGGTGTGGCTTTTGTTTCCGTTATCATCGGTATAATTCTTGGGAAAAAGTATTAG
- the LOC106387974 gene encoding F-box/LRR-repeat protein At3g58930-like has product MDRLTSLPDELLYHILSLLPTKSAVVTSALSKRWLNLWKLNPNLDIDDSVFIHAEDGKGKREEIRQSFVGFVDRVLAMQGDSPINSFSLKCITGIHPDTVNRWICNVLKRGVSDLSLFTDFTCEDTEEDSYQLPRELFFSSTLVKLKLRSEHCVDWWWHLNSSSLTMLKSLDIDSDLIFCGEIEEFIPSFPALEELRMASMEWLEPDVTVSSATLRKLTLHGTGCEEFVNPTSVSFDTPNLLVLSYFDLVAEDYPLVNMSKLVHAVINLIVTDKQVKRLREANNELLEDDEEEGNVVLHFGNVVKLMNGIQNVQILSFTADTLEVLSQCCDTLPVFNNLKFLGITSEEGRGWQAMPALLKNCPRLETIILRGLSHYVTDKCGDACPCISREDKGSSLRSCPVNRIEIQGFRATMKEMTLIKHFLDYFPSLKRLDAVVEDNEPTQLRNPELSKCVTEMFGLYNKLHPSCSVELMVSPFLQKKWREQGHI; this is encoded by the exons ATGGATCGTCTCACCAGTCTACCAGACGAGCTTCTTTATCATATCTTGTCCCTCCTTCCGACAAAGTCTGCTGTCGTGACTTCGGCTCTCTCAAAGAGATGGCTCAACCTGTGGAAACTCAATCCCAATCTCGACATTGATGACTCTGTCTTCATTCACGCCGAAGACGGTAAAGGGAAAAGGGAAGAAATTCGACAGAGCTTCGTCGGCTTTGTAGACAGAGTACTCGCTATGCAGGGTGATTCTCCTATCAACAGCTTCTCCCTGAAGTGCATCACTGGCATCCATCCAGATACTGTTAACCGTTGGATCTGTAACGTGCTCAAGCGTGGCGTTTCTGACCTCAGCCTTTTCACTGATTTTACTTGCGAGGATACCGAAGAGGATAGCTACCAGCTGCCTAGAGAGTTGTTCTTTAGTAGTACACTCGTTAAGCTGAAACTAAGAAGTGAGCACTGTGTTGATTGGTGGTGGCATCTAAACTCTTCTTCCTTGACGATGCTCAAGAGTCTTGACATCGACTCTGACTTGATTTTCTGCGGTGAGATCGAGGAGTTTATTCCTTCGTTCCCTGCGCTTGAAGAGCTACGAATGGCTAGCATGGAGTGGCTAGAGCCGGATGTGACTGTGTCAAGTGCAACCCTGAGAAAGCTAACTCTCCACGGCACCGGCTGTGAAGAGTTTGTGAATCCAACGAGCGTCTCTTTTGATACTCCGAACCTGCTCGTCTTAAGCTACTTTGACTTGGTTGCGGAAGACTATCCTTTGGTCAATATGAGCAAGTTAGTCCATGCGGTAATCAATCTTATAGTGACTGATAAACAGGTTAAGCGACTAAGAGAGGCAAACAATGAGTTGTTAGAGGATGATGAGGAGGAGGGTAATGTTGTTCTCCACTTCGGCAATGTGGTGAAGCTCATGAATGGGATACAAAATGTTCAGATACTTTCCTTCACTGCTGATACTCTCGAG gtgCTTTCTCAATGCTGTGATACATTGCCAGTGTTCAACAACCTCAAGTTCTTAGGTATTACAAGTGAAGAGGGACGAGGATGGCAAGCAATGCCAGCTCTTCTAAAGAATTGTCCacgtttagaaactataatccTTCGG GGTTTATCACACTATGTAACAGACAAATGTGGAGATGCTTGTCCCTGCATTTCTCGGGAAGACAAAGGTAGTTCACTCAGGTCTTGTCCAGTGAATAGGATTGAGATTCAAGGCTTTCGAGCAACGATGAAGGAGATGACCTTGATAAAGCATTTCCTGGACTATTTTCCAAGTTTGAAGAGGCTTGATGCTGTCGTTGAAGATAATGAACCTACACAGCTCCGAAACCCTGAATTGTCTAAATGTGTCACGGAGATGTTTGGTCTCTACAACAAGCTGCACCCGAGTTGCAGTGTCGAGCTCATGGTCAGTCCTTTCTTGCAAAAGAAGTGGCGTGAACAAGGACATATCTGA
- the BNAC03G71930D gene encoding protein DESIGUAL 3, with translation MARIGGILVCLVIAGLDVGAAILGIQGEASQNQVKHMKLWLFECREPSQDAFRLGLGAAAILVMAHVLINLVGGCLCICSQDEFQRSSSTKQISMVCLVVTWIVFAVGFGALVIGAMSNSKSRSSCGFTHHHYLSIGGLLCFLHALFCVAYYVSATAAKDEAAK, from the exons ATGGCTAGGATAGGAGGTATTCTTGTTTGTTTAGTCATCGCAGGCTTAGATGTAGGTGCTGCAATACTCGGAATCCAAGGAGAAGCCTCTCAAAATCAG GTGAAGCACATGAAGCTGTGGCTATTTGAGTGTAGAGAGCCGAGCCAGGACGCGTTCAGGCTAGGTCTAGGTGCAGCAGCGATATTGGTAATGGCCCATGTCCTCATCAATTTGGTCGGAGGCTGTCTATGTATTTGCTCTCAGGACGAGTTTCAAAGATCTTCTTCCACTAAGCAAATCTCCATGGTTTGTCTCGTCGTCACTTG GATCGTATTCGCCGTTGGATTTGGAGCTTTGGTGATTGGAGCGATGTCGAACAGCAAGTCAAGATCCTCTTGTGGGTTCACACATCACCATTATCTATCCATTGGAGGGCTCTTGTGTTTTCTTCATGCCCTCTTTTGTGTCGCGTATTACGTTTCTGCCACTGCGGCTAAAGATGAAGCTGCTAAGTGA
- the LOC106386611 gene encoding uclacyanin 1-like has translation MASREMLIIISVLATTFIGLAVATDHTIGGPRGWTVGANLKTWAAGQTFVVGDNLVFAYPSAFHDVVEVTKPEYDSCQAVKPLITFANGNSIVPLTTPGKRYFICGMPGHCTQGMKLEVNVVPAANAAPTAPLPNSVPPLNAPSPSSALPIQPLLPLNPVPVLSPSPSTPLPSSSLPLLPAQSPALSPAATSLPLFPGSPGSSSSTTTKTVGSFPSSATGTTDNIDGAGASPGDSSAKSLVLGFGFMLAMMIHLF, from the exons atggcATCCAGAGAAATGCTGATCATTATCTCAGTCCTCGCAACTACATTCATCGGTCTAGCAGTAGCTACAGATCATACCATTGGTGGTCCTAGAGGTTGGACCGTAGGAGCTAATCTTAAAACTTGGGCTGCAGGACAAACATTTGTTGTTGGAGACAATCTTG TTTTCGCTTACCCTTCTGCATTCCACGATGTCGTTGAAGTCACAAAACCAGAATACGATAGCTGCCAAGCGGTTAAACCGCTTATAACGTTTGCTAATGGAAACTCCATTGTTCCTCTCACCACTCCTGGAAAAAG GTACTTCATTTGTGGCATGCCGGGACACTGTACACAAGGGATGAAACTAGAAGTAAACGTTGTCCCAGCCGCAAACGCAGCACCAACCGCACCGCTTCCAAACTCTGTCCCACCGTTAAATGCACCGTCACCTTCTTCTGCTTTACCTATACAACCTTTGTTGCCTCTTAACCCCGTCCCTGTcctctctccttctccttcaacTCCCCTTCCTTCCTCCTCTCTCCCTCTTTTGCCGGCACAGTCACCGGCACTTTCTCCAGCGGCTACTTCTCTGCCTTTGTTTCCAGGTTCACCTGGTAGCTCGAGCAGTACCACCACCAAAACCGTCGGGAGCTTCCCTTCTAGTGCTACGGGCACGACGGATAATATTGATGGAGCAGGAGCTTCTCCCGGTGACTCCTCCGCGAAAAGCCTTGTTTTGGGATTCGGATTCATGCTTGCTATGATGATTCATCTGTTCTAA
- the LOC106387975 gene encoding choline-phosphate cytidylyltransferase 1, which yields MSNVTGDPTGDDLSTAVALPGSTAIQSSPPTDRPVRVYADGIYDLFHFGHARSLEQAKKSFPNTYLLVGCCNDETTHKYKGRTVMTAEERYESLRHCKWVDEVIPDAPWVINQEFLDNNRIDYVAHDSLPYADTSGAGKDVYEFVKKVGRFKETMRTEGISTSDIIMRIVKDYNQYVMRNLDRGYSREDLGVSFVKEKRLRVNMRLKKLQERVKEQQEKVGEKIQTVKMLRNEWVENADRWVAGFLEIFEEGCHKMGTAIRDSIQERLIKQIPRKKLENGQDDDTDDQFYEEYFDHDMGSEEDEDEKYYDEEEEVEEEEKENAVKTDAKDNK from the exons ATGAGCAACGTCACCGGTGATCCCACTGGAGACGACCTTTCCACCGCCGTCGCACTCCCCGGCTCTACAGCAATCCAGAGTTCGCCTCCGACTGATCGTCCCGTCCGCGTCTACGCCGATGGGATCTACGATCTTTTCCACTTCGGCCACGCTCGATCCCTCGAACAGGCCAAGAAATC GTTTCCAAACACTTACCTTCTTGTGGGGTGTTGCAACGATGAAACCACACATAAGTACAAGGGGAGGACTGTGATGACTGCTGAAGAGCGATATGAATCACTTCGGCATTGCAA ATGGGTGGATGAAGTCATACCGGATGCACCGTGGGTGATCAACCAAGAGTTTCTTGACAATAACCGGATTGATTATGTAGCCCATGATTCCCTTCC GTATGCTGACACCAGCGGAGCTGGAAAGGATGTCTATGAATTT GTTAAGAAAGTTGGGAGGTTTAAGGAGACAATGCGAACCGAAGGAATATCGACCTCGGACATTATTATGAGAATAGTGAAAGATTACAACCAGTATGTCATGCGTAATCTGGATAGAGGATATTCGAGGGAAGATCTTGGAGTTAGCTTTGTCAAG GAAAAGAGACTTAGAGTTAATATGAGGCTAAAGAAACTCCAGGAGAGGGTCAAAGAACAACAAGAGAAAGTGGGAGAAAAG ATCCAAACTGTAAAAATGCTGCGCAACGAGTGGGTAGAGAATGCAGATCGATGGGTTGCTGGATTTCTCGAAATATTTGAAGAAGGTTGCCATAAGATG GGAACTGCAATCAGAGACAGTATCCAGGAGAGGTTAATCAAACAAATCCCCAGAAAGAAGCTGGAGAACGGTCAGGATGATGACACAGACGATCAGTTCTATGAAGAATACTTCGACCATGACATGGGCAGTGAGGAGGATGAAGATGAAAAATACTATGACGAGGAggaagaagtagaagaagaggagaaagagaatGCCGTTAAAACGGATGCAAAAGACAACAAGTAA